GTAAACAGGGATAATGATCTTTGAAGACCGTTTCAGAAAGTTAGCTAAATTTTGAATACTACCGTCCATAAATACACCTAATTCCTTTAAAAACTTTAACTCTTTTAAGTATAACAAAGAATAAGGCTAATTTAGTGATTGCGGTAGTGTTGTTTTATTTTTTACTTTAAAAAAATATTAAATCGCTCAATGCTTTCTATTTTTAATAATTTATCAATTATCCTATGTTTATCATTCTATTAAAGACAAATTCACCCCAATCCCCTTGACAAATCCATTCTAACCGGATTTAATTAAAGAAAGTGTTTTCATTGTATTTTATAACGAGACAATCAACTATCAAACAATATCTTAATGGAGGAAATAATATGAAGAAACGACCACAAGGATTCCTATATCTAACCGCCCTACTTGCCTTATTCCTTGTCGGCTGCCAAAACAATCCTGACCAAGCCACTGACACCAGCGAAAGCCAGGAATCGGTAAGTTCTGAATCCAGTTCAGAAAAAGAAGAAGCCAAGGAAAAAGAATCCAACAAAGAAGAGTCTGAGAGCAAACAAGAGGAGGAAAAAGCAGAAAAAGCTGCCAAGGAAGAAAAGGCTGAAAGTGAAAGCCAAGCGGAAGAGACTGAATCTGAAAGCTCAGCCAATGAGTCCACCGCCACAAGTCTTGAGGATCAGACGACTGATTCTGACCAGCAAGGTATTGATATCGATCAAATCCAAGCAGGGGATTTTTCCACTCTGGTAGGAACTTGGCGTAATGGTCGCGGACAGGAATTTGTCATTCATGAAGACGGCTATGTCGAGCCCCACAGCTTCATCAATTTGGATGGTAGCAAAAGGGAAGGTCAATTTTTAGTGGCAGATCTTAGAGCCACAGATGGTTATATTGGTGGAGCAGCCTTTTACATTATTCCGGCAGGAGTAGAAGTTTATAACTCTATGGATCACCTAGTTGATGCCTCAGATAAAAGCCGTGACCGCTTGCTTGGAGGACACACTTATGACATGATCGAATACCCAAATGAATTCTTTTATCGTGTAGACTAAACCTAAAATTTCAACTCACAAAAAGGCACAGCAATCCCTTCAATGACTAGCGGACTGCTGTGCCTTTTAAATTCTACATCATTTTTATCTATAAACACCAACAAACCACTAAGCCTCAGTCCTTAAATTAAAAACGCGGTCAGTTTCCGCCTTGACTTTCTTGATATAGTAAATCAGCTCAGGGTCAAAGAAGCTATTGGTCCCACAAGAGGGGCTAAGTAATAAGCGTTGCCCCTGGGTGGCTTTGTAGATTTGGTAGATTTGATCACGGATGAGGTTCCGGTTGAAGTCGTTGAAGCTAAAGCGGTCAACCCCACAATTCAGGACGAAATCGCTATACCGGAAGACTTCCTCTACGCTGGGTAAGGACTCAAAGGCATGCCAGTTAAAGACTTGGATGGGATAATCCTTGATCAGGTCAAACATAATATTAGTCCCATGGGCATGGAAGCTGTTAAACCAACCCGCCTTGGAAGCTTCTAATATCTTTAAGTCATAGGGTTTACCAAATTCTAAGTATTCTTCCTCCGTTACCCGGTCATAGCGAATAAACTGAGAAGCCAGGTAGACGCCAGCGGCTCCCAAGTCCAAGGCTGCCTGAACATATTGGACTTGGACATTGGTCAAGTTTTCCAGCGTTTGATGAATGAGCTCCTTTTCTTCACTCCGGATAAATTCGACCGCCCGACCCTGGGTCAACTTATCCAGAATCGTCAGCGGACTGAAGGAAATCACCGTAACCGGCACCTGGTCACCAAGAAGATCTAATAGGTAAGTCAGCGATTTTAACTCGCGCTGGTAGCTGGCTGTACTAATATCGAGGTTATGGGGTAGCTTTTTTAAATCTCCTGGCTGGTTATAAGGGGTCTTAACCACTCTGGATACGCCTCCTTTATAAACCGGCGAATGGTCCACCTCATCCACATAGTCCTCCACCGTAAACAGCCCGTTACTGCTGTGACCAGCATAATCCAGGTCATATTGCTTAACTTTTTCTGCCAGCGCTTGAGCATATTTTACCGGATCATGGTCGACTTGAGGCAGGTGTGACTTAAAGGAAAAGGGAACATAGTCAGTGACTTCTTTATTAATAACTTTTCTGATTAATTCAATTTTACTCATCTTTGTTTTCTCCATTATATTCATTTTACAGGGGGCTATCTTAGAGACTGTTTATAGAGGTAGTTGCCAACAAATTGGGCACAGTGAACCAGGAGGATAATTACGAGGATGGTCCCGTACATAATGACTGAGTCAAAGCTATTGTAGCCATAGTTAATGGCCACTGACCCCAGTCCTCCAGCGCCAACCGTTCCGGCAGCTGAAGTCGTCCCGATAATTCCAATAATGGCCACGGTTAAGTTCACAATCACCAGGGGCGCCGCTTCCACTAAGACGACTTCCTTCATGATTTGGTAGTCACTGGCGCCAAATGAGCGGATGGCCTCAATTAAGGATCGCCCGACCTCACGGAAGGAATTCTCTAATAGGCGCGCCACGGTTGCGGTTCCACTGATGGTTAAGGGCACCAAGGCTGCTGTGCGCCCGATAACCCCGCCAACAATGCTTCGGGTTAAGGGGATGACAGCCACGACCAGGATAATGAAGGGAAAGGACCGGACAATATTAATGAAGGCATCCAAAATGCCATAAATAAGAGCATTGGGTCGCAGCCCTTCCTTATCGGTATAATACAAGGCCACCGCGATGATAAAACCTAAGGCGGTCGATAAAATCATGGTAAAAAACACCATATAAGCCGTGTCAAAAACCGATGGCCCTAAAATTGCTGATAATTTTATTAAGCTCGCTTCCATCTTATTCCCTCCATTCAATCTGATGGTCTTTCAAATAGGCTTCCACAAGTGGTCGGTGCTGGGCAGCGACCTGAATTTTAAAATAAGCGGTAGTTCGGTCATTAATTTCCTCATAATGGGCGTCCTCAATCGTGTAAGGAATTTGTAAGTCGGAAAAAATTCGCGATAAGAGGTCCTTTTGCTGGTCAACATCAGGGAGAACCAACTTAAAGGCAAAGTGCCCAGCTTCCACTTGGGGTTCGGTCTCGGCTTCAAGTCCCATTAAGCGCCTTAAAGCGGGTGGTTGGTCAAGGAATAGATCCACCGTATTCCCTGCGGCAACAATCTTGCCATTTTCTAGAATGGCGACTTTATTGCAGATCTTTTTCACCACTTCAATTTCATGGGTGACCACGATAATGGTTAGCTTCAATTTTTGGTTGATCTTCTGTAAGAGGTCAATGATTGACCGGGTAATTGAGGGGTCCAGAGCGGAAGTGGCTTCGTCAGAGAGGAGAAGCTTAGGGTTCAAGGACAAAGCTCTAGCAATACCTACCCGCTGTTTTTGGCCACCGGATAGCTTGCTGGGATAGGCGTCTGCCTTGGCCGACATATCCACTAAGTCTAATAAACTCTGGATCCGCTGGTCATTCTCTTCAATATTCCATAATTTTAAGGGCAGGGCGACATTGTCACGGACCGTTTTGCGATTAATTAACTCAAATTGCTGGAAAATCATGCCAATTTCTTTTTGCAGGTATCTAAGAGAATTGCCTGATAAGCTTTGAATATCCTCACCGAGGACTTGAATAGATCCCGCATCAAAACTTTCCAAACCGTTGATGCAGCGCAGCAAGGTCGACTTGCCGGCCCCACTCTTGCCAACTAGGCCATAGATATCCCCTTCATTGATAGTCAGGTTAATATCCGATAAGACTTCAAAATTTCCATAGAACTTGCGCAAATGTTTGATTTCTACTAAAGGCTCAGTCATCTTAATCACCTGTATAAGGGAACCAGGTCCCGCCGCTGACCTCTTTGACCAGTTCGACGGATTCCTTGGATTCAAAGGCGTCATGGATAATCTTGACCGCCTCTTTATCTTGGTTACCATCCTTGGTGGCTAGGATAAGGGCATTGGCCTTTAAATCTTTGGGTTCAAATTTATACAGGGCATCTTCGGTCTTAAAGCCGGCCTTATTTGCTGCTAGACCACAGAAAACCGCAATATCCACTTCATCCAGGGACTCGATCAAGGTCCCGCCACCTAATTCCACAAATTCCAGATTTTTCGGATTAGAGGTCACATCGAGCGGCGTTAGTGTTTCCCCTTTAGGAATATCTTGTTTGACTTCAATTAATTTGGCCTGCTCTAAGACACGGAGGGCTCGTTGAATATTTGAGGCATCATTTTGAATAGCTACTTTGGCCCCATCAGGAAGCTCATCCAGGGATTTATACTTTCTACTGTAAACACCAATAAATTGTTCAAAGAGAGGCTTTCCGGCTTTGACTAAGCTCGCACCACGGTCTTTATTAAATTGATTCATATAAGCTTCATGTTGCATGATATTGACATCGACTGACCCATCCATCAGGCCTTCATTACTTGCAATAGTACTCTCTGCAACAGACAGTTCCAGCTTGTAGCCTTTTTCATTCAAGGCTTGTTCAACGTATTTAACCATTCCTGCACTCTGTCCGCTAACACCGAGAACTACCTTCTTCTCTTCTTGTTGGTGAGAAAAATATAGAAAACCCGCAGCAACTAGGGCGATAGCAACAAGTGACAAAACAATTTTTTTCATAGATTTACCTCCAAAGGTCATTCGTTTTATCTCTATCCAAGAAAAATACGGGCACTGGGCTCGTCAGTTTCTCTTCAAGGATTTATTTAATAACTAGGCAGTTATTAGTTTGGAAGTTTAGCATAATCTTTCTTGGTCTAGCAATACGACCAAGATACCCATTCACTATCAGTTATAATCGGCGCTTTAGGTCTTTTGCTATTAAGGAGTTAAAAATGCATTTGCCCTATTGGCTTTATTGCTAAAAAAGGCGTCAATTCAGCTTTTTCAACTTAAGGTGGTGTTTGATCGACAGCTTCAATCAGAAAAAGCTTTCCCGTAAACGATCAATAGTAATCATTTACTTCTTGTTATGGATAAATGGCTTAGTCGAAAAAAATAGCCAGCTCGTAAATATAAGCTGGCTGGTCTTAGATAGTATGGAAATAAAATATAATGTCTTTTATTACTCACTTATATCAGTAGTGGAAAATATTTTGATTAATCGCCTGATTTTATAATCCAGATCTTTGCAATAATCATAGCAAAACATCCTCTCTAAACTCCCCCAAATCCCCTTGACAAAGGCATCCCCAAGGTCTTTAATTAAGGAAAGGGTTTTCAATGCATAAGATGATAGGATTAACCATCCTAATACTTGTCAAATTTTAACCTTAGGGAGGACATATGAAGAAAATCAATTTACCAAAAACCACCATGCTAGCACGAATCCACCAACAAAAGCGATCTCTCCTCGCTTTATCCGTCTTAGTCAGCCTATTTGTAGTCGGCTGCCAAAAAGACAGTAACCAGTCAACAGCCACTTCCCAAAGCCAAGAGGCAGTGACTTCTGAAGCTAGCTCAGAAAAAGCGGACAGTAAAGAAAAAGAAGGGCATCAAGACGATAAGGCTGAAAAGCCCGAAAGTAAAACACCAGAGCAAGTCCATCAACTCTACCAAGCCACTCTCGATTGGTATCAAGAAATCGTTAACCTGGCCAAGAACCATGACATCCAAAAAGCGACTATCGAAGACCCTGAAACTTCTTACGTGGCTTTTATTATTAATGATTCCAATGGGGAAAACATCCAATATGCTTTTTATGACATCAATAAGGATGGCCAAGATGAATTAATCTTACGAGACCAGTATACCATTATTGCCATCTATACCCTGCAAGGCGATAAACCCATACTGGCCAAGGAGGGTGGCGTTGCGGGTTCTGGTGGCGAACGTCGGCTCCTTACTCTCTATGACAACGGTAGCTTTGTCTTCAACACTTTCCACTCCCCAAGTCCCGATGCCCAGGCGACCAATTATCGCATCACTAAGGATGGGCAAGTCGAAGAAGTTAAGAAAGTGGCCTACGACTTACAAGAGACCAAGGACCCTGCCCCCTTACTGGGCCTAGAAAATGACAAAAAACTGGATATCGACTCTTTGCCTTGGCAAAAATTAGCACCAAAAGCCAGCCAACCTAGCTCAACAGCCGCCAGTGAGCCGGCGCCCTCTGCTAGCCATCAGGGCGTAGACATCAAGCAAATCCAAGCAGGAGATCTGTCTACACTAGCAGGAACTTGGCGTAATGGTCTGGGTGAGGAGATGACTATTGGCCAAAACGGCCAAGTAAGTACTGGAGAAATCGTACAGACGACGACTGCAAGAATTGAAGGGCAAATTTTATGGGCCAACCTGCTCGCTGGTTCATTTGGGTCTGGCTTAATCGTTGCTCCTGCAGGCAGTCAGATTGTCTTCCATCAATATACTGATGCCTCGGATCAAAGCCGTGACCGTCTCATCGTGACACAGGATATGGGTTATATTGAATCCCCCGAAAGATTTTATTACCGGGTCGATTAAAGTCTACCTCTTCCAATAAAAACTAAAAAAAGACACAGAAAACTGTTCTTTGTTTAACAGCTCTCTGTGTCTTTTCCTTGTTATCAGGATTTCTCCCAGGGGCTAATCCTCTAAATCTTTCAAGAAAAAACGATCCATAGTCGTATGAATCAAATTTTCCGGTTGAGGAATTTCCTTAAAGCCGTATTTTTGATAGAGACCAATGGCTGCTTTTAAGGAGAAATGGGTCTCTAAATACAATTGGCGGTAGCCGGCTGACTTGACTTGCCGGATCAATTCTTCCATCAAAGCCTGGCCTAAGCCCAGACCTCGGACTCCTGGGGCTAGGTAAATCTTTTGTAGCTCAGCGGATTGGTCGAAAAGCTCACATGCCGAAAAGCCTACCCCACCAAGAACCTGGTCATTGTCATCTACAGCGACAAAATAGCCGCGACTTTCAGGCTTGGCTTGGTAAAACTGGCTTAAATGATCTAGTTCTGGGTCATAGTAGGCCGTTCCTGGTTGGTCTAAGCCTACCGATTCTAATGAATGTCTAATAATTTTAGCCAGTTGCCTATCATCTTTAGCTTGGATCGGTCTGATGGTGGTCATTTTATCATCTCTTTTTCATTTGGGTTTGACTTAGTATAGCATAGGCTCACTTTTTTCTCTGGATTCATGTCGTCCTGGACCGTGACTACTCCTCTCATTCACTAGAAAGCGCTTAATTGTATTCATTATATGATATAATTAACTAAAGAGGTGAAACGTCATGAAATGGAAAAACTATCTGTCATTGGCACTAATAGCTGCCACTCTACTTGGCTGTTCCTGTTCGCCATCCAAAGAATCCAAGGAGACTTCCTCAGCGCCTGAACAAGATTCTAGTCAATCCATGAGCCACTCTCAAAGTCCAGCTAAGGAGTCTGCAGACACTTCCCAGGATAATTCTGAGCAAGCACTTGCCCCTAGTCCAAAGCAAGTGGACAGTGCGACCGCTAGCAGTGAAGAAAAGAGCGATGAAGGCCATGCCTCCGCCTCTAACACTGATCCCCTAGCAGCTTATGACCCCTTAGCCATTGAATACGCCCGCATCTGGCTCCAACTAGGCCCTAACCAAGACGCGGACACCATCAATGTCCATATTATCCCTCAGGGCACGCTCATTAACCCCTACCTAGCCAATGGGGCAAGATACCCAGAAACCGTGACCCAATTGACTGGCAATCGGCTCATCGATGGGGTGGTAACCTATTCCAGCAATCATGATGGGACCATTAACCTTTATAATATCCCCTTGCGTTTCGATCTCCCTGACTTTTCCGCCATTCCAGAGTCAACTTACATCCATGAAACCTATAAAATGGCCCAAGCGACCCAGCGAATTGCTGTAGAGCCCAATCAGCCGGACCAAGTCATTGAAACCATTCAAAAATTGAAACGCTAAAGATTTTCACCGCCTTTTAACAGCCAATAAAAAAGCCTTGATCCAGTTCTTCTTTTCCAGAGAAGTCACTGATTCAAGGCTTTCTTTATCAAGTCCCTTTTTCTATTGGGTAACATTCGACTGATCATTTTTCGCTTAACCACCTCTTTCACGGTCCCGCCACAAGCCATTCAGCAACCTAAATGGAGGTTTGCTCGGATGCGTTGCGACAGTCGACGTTTAACAATGCTTGAAGGTCGCGGGAGGATTGACTACGGTCTTTCAGTCAGATGGGACTAAATGCCTAGTCAAGCTCTGCTCCCGCACTTTCATTAGTTATAAGTTATTGTGGGTCCATCATAGTCCCTTTATCTAAGCCTGTCAATCCCTGCTTTGATGGGCTTTTTACTTAACAATTGATTGTTACAAGCGAACCCCAGTCAAGGCAGCCTCTCCCCGATTTTTAATCGCTTCAAGCGATAAGTGCTGATATGAAAGGAAGCATCGCCGCATAAGAGAAGAGTCTCCTCAGGCTTCAAATCACTAGTGATCACTATTCTGTACACCTCCTAAAAGCCCGTCATCACAGCAAGCCTACCCCCTAAGTGGCGAGTCTTAGCGACTAAACCCTTGCATTTCTCCCTGCTCTTTTCTAAGATAAAAACACATCAAAAGAACTAAAGTAAGTCACTAGTCACTAAGGAATAAAAAGGAGCTATGCCCTATGTCACAAGATCTTTCTCAATTATTAAATGCTAAACGCATCGACCTGTCCCATGAATTACACGAAAATATTCCTCTCTTCAATGCCTTCTCTCCCATACAAGA
This genomic stretch from Aerococcus mictus harbors:
- a CDS encoding methionine ABC transporter ATP-binding protein; this encodes MTEPLVEIKHLRKFYGNFEVLSDINLTINEGDIYGLVGKSGAGKSTLLRCINGLESFDAGSIQVLGEDIQSLSGNSLRYLQKEIGMIFQQFELINRKTVRDNVALPLKLWNIEENDQRIQSLLDLVDMSAKADAYPSKLSGGQKQRVGIARALSLNPKLLLSDEATSALDPSITRSIIDLLQKINQKLKLTIIVVTHEIEVVKKICNKVAILENGKIVAAGNTVDLFLDQPPALRRLMGLEAETEPQVEAGHFAFKLVLPDVDQQKDLLSRIFSDLQIPYTIEDAHYEEINDRTTAYFKIQVAAQHRPLVEAYLKDHQIEWRE
- a CDS encoding MetQ/NlpA family ABC transporter substrate-binding protein translates to MKKIVLSLVAIALVAAGFLYFSHQQEEKKVVLGVSGQSAGMVKYVEQALNEKGYKLELSVAESTIASNEGLMDGSVDVNIMQHEAYMNQFNKDRGASLVKAGKPLFEQFIGVYSRKYKSLDELPDGAKVAIQNDASNIQRALRVLEQAKLIEVKQDIPKGETLTPLDVTSNPKNLEFVELGGGTLIESLDEVDIAVFCGLAANKAGFKTEDALYKFEPKDLKANALILATKDGNQDKEAVKIIHDAFESKESVELVKEVSGGTWFPYTGD
- a CDS encoding DUF6287 domain-containing protein, translated to MKKRPQGFLYLTALLALFLVGCQNNPDQATDTSESQESVSSESSSEKEEAKEKESNKEESESKQEEEKAEKAAKEEKAESESQAEETESESSANESTATSLEDQTTDSDQQGIDIDQIQAGDFSTLVGTWRNGRGQEFVIHEDGYVEPHSFINLDGSKREGQFLVADLRATDGYIGGAAFYIIPAGVEVYNSMDHLVDASDKSRDRLLGGHTYDMIEYPNEFFYRVD
- a CDS encoding DUF6287 domain-containing protein; amino-acid sequence: MKKINLPKTTMLARIHQQKRSLLALSVLVSLFVVGCQKDSNQSTATSQSQEAVTSEASSEKADSKEKEGHQDDKAEKPESKTPEQVHQLYQATLDWYQEIVNLAKNHDIQKATIEDPETSYVAFIINDSNGENIQYAFYDINKDGQDELILRDQYTIIAIYTLQGDKPILAKEGGVAGSGGERRLLTLYDNGSFVFNTFHSPSPDAQATNYRITKDGQVEEVKKVAYDLQETKDPAPLLGLENDKKLDIDSLPWQKLAPKASQPSSTAASEPAPSASHQGVDIKQIQAGDLSTLAGTWRNGLGEEMTIGQNGQVSTGEIVQTTTARIEGQILWANLLAGSFGSGLIVAPAGSQIVFHQYTDASDQSRDRLIVTQDMGYIESPERFYYRVD
- a CDS encoding GNAT family N-acetyltransferase, with the translated sequence MTTIRPIQAKDDRQLAKIIRHSLESVGLDQPGTAYYDPELDHLSQFYQAKPESRGYFVAVDDNDQVLGGVGFSACELFDQSAELQKIYLAPGVRGLGLGQALMEELIRQVKSAGYRQLYLETHFSLKAAIGLYQKYGFKEIPQPENLIHTTMDRFFLKDLED
- a CDS encoding methionine ABC transporter permease, encoding MEASLIKLSAILGPSVFDTAYMVFFTMILSTALGFIIAVALYYTDKEGLRPNALIYGILDAFINIVRSFPFIILVVAVIPLTRSIVGGVIGRTAALVPLTISGTATVARLLENSFREVGRSLIEAIRSFGASDYQIMKEVVLVEAAPLVIVNLTVAIIGIIGTTSAAGTVGAGGLGSVAINYGYNSFDSVIMYGTILVIILLVHCAQFVGNYLYKQSLR
- a CDS encoding uroporphyrinogen decarboxylase family protein; protein product: MSKIELIRKVINKEVTDYVPFSFKSHLPQVDHDPVKYAQALAEKVKQYDLDYAGHSSNGLFTVEDYVDEVDHSPVYKGGVSRVVKTPYNQPGDLKKLPHNLDISTASYQRELKSLTYLLDLLGDQVPVTVISFSPLTILDKLTQGRAVEFIRSEEKELIHQTLENLTNVQVQYVQAALDLGAAGVYLASQFIRYDRVTEEEYLEFGKPYDLKILEASKAGWFNSFHAHGTNIMFDLIKDYPIQVFNWHAFESLPSVEEVFRYSDFVLNCGVDRFSFNDFNRNLIRDQIYQIYKATQGQRLLLSPSCGTNSFFDPELIYYIKKVKAETDRVFNLRTEA